Proteins found in one Streptococcus mitis genomic segment:
- the pcp gene encoding pyroglutamyl-peptidase I — protein sequence MKVLVTGFEPFGGEKVNPALEAVKGLPAKIHGAEVRWLEVPTVFHKSAHVLEEEMNRYQPDFVLCIGQAGGRTSLTPERVAINQDDARIPDNEGNQPIDLPIRADGASAYFSSLPIKAMVQAIKKEGLPASVSNTAGTFVCNHLMYQALYLVEKKFPHVRAGFMHIPYMMEQVVNRPTTPAMSLVDIRRGIEAAIGAMIEYGDEDLKLVGGETH from the coding sequence ATGAAAGTATTAGTAACAGGCTTTGAGCCCTTTGGAGGTGAGAAGGTTAATCCAGCTTTGGAGGCTGTTAAAGGTTTACCAGCTAAAATCCATGGTGCTGAGGTCCGTTGGTTAGAAGTGCCAACAGTTTTTCACAAATCGGCCCATGTATTGGAGGAAGAGATGAACCGTTATCAACCTGACTTTGTCCTTTGTATCGGGCAAGCGGGTGGAAGAACTAGCTTGACGCCTGAACGAGTGGCCATTAACCAAGACGATGCACGCATTCCTGATAATGAAGGAAATCAACCGATTGACCTTCCCATTCGAGCAGATGGTGCTTCGGCCTACTTTAGTAGTTTGCCGATTAAAGCGATGGTCCAAGCTATAAAAAAAGAGGGATTGCCGGCCTCTGTTTCCAATACGGCAGGGACTTTTGTCTGCAATCATTTGATGTATCAGGCTCTCTATTTGGTAGAAAAGAAATTTCCACATGTTAGGGCAGGGTTTATGCATATTCCTTATATGATGGAACAGGTGGTGAATAGACCGACTACTCCAGCTATGAGTTTAGTGGATATTAGGCGAGGGATAGAAGCGGCAATCGGCGCCATGATAGAATATGGAGATGAGGACCTCAAGTTGGTAGGCGGAGAAACTCATTGA
- a CDS encoding DUF975 family protein yields the protein MKYPKIDLKTIRLQARQFQAENPRLFLVYLLPSILIILSGFLNPLERINESILEHSFLSVLGHVFQAYLFPLLVSFIGAIILTSSIYATLKLIKNPDTELSVKNSLTLFKEEHFSQTFLTLLLKRFYLFLWSIPSLLGIYFLFYSSFLAKKFVVLHPEFPNLDLSSVETERFLMTFGLYFLASILLMIVGNSLYIPQYYAYSQVEFLLCDTLDLGQAKPGQILKTSRFLMKGYKFQRFVLDLQLLPWYFLNWITFGIASFSLLPYIQINKIIFYRAVLARKRPKA from the coding sequence ATGAAATACCCAAAAATTGATTTAAAAACCATTCGTCTACAGGCTAGACAATTTCAAGCTGAAAATCCCCGCCTCTTTCTCGTCTATCTCTTACCTAGTATACTGATCATCTTGTCTGGCTTCCTCAATCCCTTAGAGCGTATCAACGAGTCTATTTTAGAGCATTCCTTTTTAAGCGTTCTTGGTCATGTATTCCAAGCCTACCTTTTTCCACTATTGGTCTCCTTTATCGGAGCTATTATTCTAACCAGTTCAATTTATGCAACGCTGAAACTCATCAAGAATCCCGATACAGAACTATCCGTCAAAAATAGTCTCACTCTATTTAAAGAAGAGCACTTTTCACAAACCTTTTTGACTCTTCTCCTCAAACGTTTCTATCTCTTCTTATGGAGCATTCCTAGTTTGCTTGGAATTTACTTTCTTTTTTACAGTAGCTTTCTAGCAAAGAAATTCGTTGTCCTTCATCCTGAATTTCCCAATCTGGATCTCTCGTCAGTTGAAACTGAGCGTTTCCTCATGACCTTTGGTCTTTACTTTCTAGCAAGTATCCTCTTGATGATTGTCGGAAATAGTCTCTATATCCCACAATACTATGCCTATTCGCAGGTAGAATTTCTCCTCTGTGACACCCTAGACTTGGGACAAGCCAAACCCGGACAAATCCTAAAAACCAGCCGTTTCCTGATGAAAGGCTACAAGTTCCAGCGTTTCGTCCTAGACTTACAACTCCTTCCTTGGTACTTCCTCAATTGGATTACCTTTGGAATTGCTAGTTTCTCACTCCTACCCTACATTCAAATCAATAAAATAATTTTCTACCGAGCAGTATTGGCTCGAAAACGTCCAAAAGCTTGA
- a CDS encoding LysM peptidoglycan-binding domain-containing protein produces the protein MKKRILLASTVALSFAPVLATQAEEVLWTARSVEQIQNDLTKTDNKTSYTVQYGDTLSTIAEALGVDVTVLANLNKITNMDLIFPETVLTTTVNEAEEVTEVEIQTPQADSSEEVTTATADLTTNQVTVDDQTVQVADLSQPIAEAPKAVETTSTKEVATSSEVTETVTASEEVAPSTGTSVSEGQTTETSNAVAEAAPQATTPAEKQETQESPQIELAVEATTTPVEEKAPETTATSSEEAKEASSNEATPAVSTYQPEEKKTVSTTYAAPAAPDYAGLAVAKSENAGLQPQTAAFKEEIANLFGITSFSGYRPGDSGDHGKGLAIDFMVPEGSELGDKIAEYAIQNMASRGISYIVWKQRFYAPFDSKYGPANTWNPMPDRGSVTENHYDHVHVSMNG, from the coding sequence ATGAAGAAAAGAATATTATTAGCCTCAACAGTAGCCTTGTCTTTTGCCCCAGTATTGGCAACTCAAGCAGAAGAAGTTCTTTGGACTGCACGTAGTGTTGAGCAAATCCAAAACGATTTGACTAAAACGGACAACAAAACAAGTTATACCGTTCAGTATGGTGATACCTTGAGCACTATTGCAGAAGCCTTGGGTGTAGATGTCACAGTTCTTGCGAATTTGAATAAAATCACGAATATGGACTTGATTTTCCCAGAAACTGTTTTGACAACGACCGTCAATGAAGCAGAAGAGGTAACGGAAGTTGAAATCCAAACTCCTCAAGCAGACTCTAGTGAAGAAGTGACAACTGCGACAGCAGATTTGACAACCAATCAAGTGACCGTAGATGATCAAACTGTTCAAGTTGCAGATCTTTCTCAACCAATTGCAGAAGCTCCAAAAGCAGTAGAAACTACAAGTACAAAAGAAGTAGCAACAAGTTCAGAAGTTACAGAGACAGTGACTGCTTCAGAAGAAGTCGCGCCTTCTACAGGAACTTCTGTTTCAGAGGGGCAAACAACCGAAACAAGCAATGCAGTTGCAGAAGCAGCTCCTCAGGCAACGACTCCAGCTGAGAAGCAGGAAACACAAGAAAGCCCTCAAATCGAGTTAGCAGTGGAAGCAACTACAACACCAGTAGAAGAAAAAGCGCCTGAAACAACTGCAACAAGTTCAGAAGAAGCAAAAGAAGCCTCATCAAATGAAGCTACACCAGCAGTTTCTACTTATCAACCAGAAGAGAAGAAAACAGTTTCAACAACTTACGCAGCTCCAGCTGCGCCCGATTATGCTGGACTTGCGGTAGCAAAATCTGAAAATGCAGGCCTTCAACCACAAACAGCTGCCTTTAAAGAAGAAATTGCCAACTTGTTTGGCATCACATCCTTTAGTGGTTACCGTCCAGGAGACAGCGGTGATCACGGAAAAGGTTTGGCTATCGACTTTATGGTACCAGAAGGTTCAGAACTAGGGGATAAGATTGCGGAATACGCTATTCAAAATATGGCCAGCCGTGGAATTAGTTATATTGTCTGGAAACAGCGTTTTTATGCTCCATTCGATAGCAAATATGGACCAGCTAATACTTGGAACCCAATGCCAGACCGTGGTAGCGTGACAGAAAACCACTATGACCACGTTCACGTTTCAATGAATGGATAA
- the nagA gene encoding N-acetylglucosamine-6-phosphate deacetylase → MLNYVKADQFFYPFGIRRGGYLELVDGKFGKHVDQIPEGAEVLDYTGYSIAPGLVDTHIHGYAGVDVMDNNIEGTLHTMSEGLLSTGVTSFLPTTLTATYEQLLAVTENLGNHYKEATGAKIRGIYYEGPYFTETFKGAQNPTYMRDPGVEEFHSWQDAAKGMLNKIAIAPEREGVEDFVRTITGEGVTVALGHSDATFEQAKKAVDAGASVWVHAYNGMRGLTHRELGMVGAMYELPHTYAELICDGYHVDPKACEILLKQKGTENIALITDCMTAGGLEDGDYMLGEFPVVVANGTARLKSTGNLAGSILKLKDGLKNVVEWGIANPHEAVMMASLNPAKSVHIDDVCGQIREGYDADFIVLDKDLELVATYLDGVKRYQA, encoded by the coding sequence ATGCTTAATTACGTTAAAGCAGATCAGTTTTTCTATCCATTTGGCATTCGTCGCGGTGGGTACTTAGAACTTGTTGATGGCAAATTTGGGAAACATGTGGATCAAATTCCTGAAGGAGCAGAGGTTCTTGACTATACTGGTTATAGCATTGCACCAGGTCTTGTGGATACTCATATTCATGGATATGCAGGTGTAGATGTGATGGACAACAACATTGAAGGTACATTGCATACTATGAGTGAAGGACTTCTTAGTACCGGTGTTACCAGTTTCTTGCCCACAACTTTAACAGCCACTTATGAGCAATTGCTTGCAGTCACTGAAAATCTTGGAAACCATTATAAAGAAGCAACAGGCGCTAAGATTCGTGGGATTTATTATGAAGGTCCATATTTCACAGAAACTTTTAAGGGGGCACAAAATCCAACTTATATGAGAGACCCGGGTGTTGAGGAGTTTCATTCTTGGCAGGATGCTGCAAAAGGGATGCTAAATAAAATCGCTATTGCACCAGAACGTGAAGGTGTAGAAGACTTTGTACGTACTATTACAGGTGAAGGTGTGACAGTTGCACTTGGACACTCAGATGCGACATTTGAACAAGCTAAGAAGGCAGTTGATGCTGGAGCTAGTGTATGGGTACATGCCTATAATGGGATGCGTGGTTTAACACACCGCGAACTGGGGATGGTTGGTGCTATGTATGAGCTCCCACATACTTACGCAGAATTGATTTGTGATGGTTATCACGTAGATCCAAAAGCTTGTGAGATTTTACTTAAGCAAAAGGGGACAGAAAACATCGCTCTTATTACGGACTGTATGACAGCTGGTGGGCTTGAAGACGGTGACTATATGTTGGGAGAATTCCCTGTTGTAGTAGCAAATGGAACTGCACGTCTCAAATCTACTGGTAATTTGGCAGGTTCTATCCTCAAACTCAAAGATGGTTTGAAGAATGTGGTCGAATGGGGCATTGCGAATCCACATGAAGCAGTCATGATGGCCAGCCTTAACCCAGCAAAATCTGTTCACATTGATGATGTTTGTGGCCAAATCCGTGAAGGCTATGATGCGGATTTTATCGTATTAGATAAAGATTTGGAATTGGTAGCAACCTATCTAGACGGTGTGAAACGTTATCAAGCATAA
- the tgt gene encoding tRNA guanosine(34) transglycosylase Tgt, with protein sequence MSDSPIKYRLIKKEKHTGARLGEIITPHGTFPTPMFMPVGTQATVKTQSPEELKEMGSGIILSNTYHLWLRPGDELIARAGGLHKFMNWDQPILTDSGGFQVYSLADSRNITEEGVTFKNHLNGSKMFLSPEKAISIQNNLGSDIMMSFDECPQFYQPYDYVKKSIERTSRWAERGLKAHRRPHDQGLFGIVQGAGFEDLRRQSAHDLVSMDFPGYSIGGLAVGETHEEMNAVLDFTTQLLPENKPRYLMGVGAPDSLIDGVIRGVDMFDCVLPTRIARNGTCMTSQGRLVVKNAQFAEDFTPLDPECDCYTCKNYTRAYLRHLLKADETFGIRLTSYHNLYFLLNLMKQVRQAIMDDNLLEFREYFVEKYGYNKSGRNF encoded by the coding sequence ATGTCAGATTCACCAATCAAATATCGTTTGATTAAGAAAGAAAAACACACAGGAGCTCGTCTGGGAGAAATCATCACACCCCATGGTACCTTCCCAACACCTATGTTTATGCCAGTTGGGACACAAGCCACTGTCAAAACTCAGTCGCCAGAGGAGTTGAAGGAGATGGGTTCGGGAATTATCCTGTCAAACACCTATCATCTCTGGCTTCGTCCTGGAGATGAACTCATCGCACGCGCTGGTGGTCTCCACAAGTTCATGAATTGGGACCAGCCTATCTTGACAGATAGTGGTGGTTTCCAGGTCTATTCTCTAGCAGATAGCCGCAATATCACAGAAGAAGGAGTAACCTTTAAAAACCATCTCAATGGTTCCAAGATGTTCTTATCCCCAGAGAAGGCCATCTCCATTCAGAACAATCTGGGCTCAGACATCATGATGTCTTTTGACGAATGTCCTCAGTTTTACCAACCTTACGACTACGTTAAGAAATCAATCGAGCGTACCAGCCGTTGGGCTGAGCGTGGTTTAAAGGCTCACCGTCGTCCACATGACCAAGGGTTATTTGGGATTGTGCAGGGGGCTGGATTTGAAGACTTGCGTCGCCAATCAGCTCACGACCTTGTCAGCATGGATTTCCCAGGCTACTCTATCGGTGGCTTAGCAGTGGGAGAAACCCACGAAGAGATGAATGCGGTCTTGGACTTCACAACTCAACTGCTGCCTGAAAATAAACCTCGTTATCTGATGGGGGTGGGAGCGCCAGATAGCTTGATTGATGGGGTGATTCGTGGGGTGGATATGTTTGACTGTGTCTTGCCGACTCGAATCGCTCGTAATGGGACTTGTATGACCAGTCAAGGACGTTTGGTTGTCAAGAATGCCCAGTTTGCTGAGGACTTTACGCCACTGGATCCTGAGTGTGATTGCTACACATGTAAGAACTATACACGCGCTTATCTTCGTCACCTGCTCAAGGCCGATGAAACCTTTGGTATCCGCTTGACTAGCTACCACAATCTTTACTTCTTGCTTAACCTGATGAAGCAAGTGCGACAAGCCATCATGGATGACAATCTCTTGGAATTCCGTGAGTATTTTGTTGAAAAATATGGCTATAATAAATCAGGGCGTAATTTCTAA
- a CDS encoding HAD family hydrolase: protein MQKTAFIWDLDGTLLDSYEAILSGIEETFGQFSIPYDKEQVREFILKFSVQDLLMQVAEERKIDVEVLNQVRAQSLAEKNAQVVLMPGAREVLAWAKETGIQQFVYTHKGDNAFTIFRDLGLESHFTEILTSQSGFARKPSPEAANYLIDKYQLNHDNTYYIGDRTLDVEFAQNSGIQSINFLESTYEGNHRIQALADISRFFKAER from the coding sequence ATGCAAAAAACAGCTTTTATTTGGGATTTAGATGGGACTTTATTGGACTCTTATGAAGCGATTTTGTCAGGGATTGAGGAAACTTTTGGTCAGTTTTCTATTCCTTATGATAAGGAGCAGGTGAGAGAGTTTATCCTCAAGTTTTCTGTGCAGGATTTACTTATGCAGGTGGCAGAAGAGCGAAAGATAGATGTGGAAGTGCTAAATCAAGTGCGTGCCCAGAGTCTGGCTGAAAAAAATGCCCAGGTAGTTTTGATGCCAGGTGCGCGTGAAGTGTTAGCTTGGGCGAAAGAAACGGGGATTCAGCAATTTGTTTACACTCATAAGGGAGACAATGCTTTTACCATTTTCAGAGACTTGGGTTTGGAATCTCATTTTACAGAGATTTTAACCAGTCAGAGTGGCTTTGCGCGGAAGCCAAGTCCAGAAGCGGCTAACTATCTGATAGACAAGTATCAGTTGAATCATGATAATACTTATTATATAGGGGATCGGACTCTGGATGTGGAATTTGCCCAGAATAGTGGGATTCAAAGTATCAACTTTTTAGAGTCGACTTATGAAGGAAATCACAGGATTCAAGCGTTAGCAGACATTTCCCGTTTTTTTAAGGCTGAGCGATAA
- a CDS encoding DUF1304 domain-containing protein, producing MSIMTIILATIVALEHFYIFYLESIATQSDVTSRVFNMEKEELARPSVSSLFKNQGIYNALLGVFLLYGIYFSQNLEIVTIFVLFVIGAAAYGSLTADKKIILKQGGPAILTLISILLFK from the coding sequence CTGTCAATTATGACAATCATTTTAGCAACGATTGTTGCTTTGGAACATTTTTACATTTTTTATTTGGAAAGTATTGCAACGCAATCAGATGTGACTAGTCGTGTCTTTAACATGGAAAAGGAAGAACTGGCTCGTCCGTCTGTAAGTTCATTGTTTAAAAATCAAGGGATTTATAATGCTCTGCTAGGAGTCTTTCTCTTGTATGGGATTTATTTCTCACAGAATTTAGAAATTGTGACTATTTTTGTTTTATTTGTGATTGGTGCTGCGGCTTATGGCTCTCTCACAGCAGATAAAAAAATTATTTTAAAGCAAGGCGGACCAGCTATTTTGACCTTGATCAGTATTTTACTCTTTAAATAA
- a CDS encoding zinc-dependent alcohol dehydrogenase family protein — translation MKAYTYVKPGLASFVDVDKPVIRKPTDAIVRIVKTTICGTDLHIIKGDVPACQSGTILGHEGIGIVEEVGEGVSNFKKGDKVLISCVCACGKCYYCKKGIYAHCEDEGGWIFGHLIDGMQAEYLRVPHADNTLYHTPEDLSDEALVMLSDILPTGYEIGVLKGKVEPGCSVAIIGSGPVGLAALLTAQFYSPAKLIMVDLDDNRLETALSFGATHKVNSSDPEKAIKEIYDLTDGRGVDVAIEAVGIPATFDFCQKIIGVDGTVANCGVHGKPVEFDLDKLWIRNINVTTGLVSTNTTPQLLKALESHKIEPEKLVTHYFKLSEIEKAYEVFSKAADHHAIKVIIENDISEV, via the coding sequence ATGAAAGCCTATACTTATGTTAAACCAGGACTTGCTTCTTTTGTTGATGTTGACAAACCAGTTATTCGCAAGCCAACAGACGCTATTGTGCGTATCGTAAAAACTACTATTTGTGGAACAGACCTCCATATTATCAAAGGGGATGTTCCCGCTTGCCAAAGTGGTACCATTCTTGGTCACGAAGGGATTGGGATTGTTGAAGAAGTTGGGGAAGGAGTTTCTAACTTCAAAAAAGGCGACAAGGTCTTGATTTCTTGTGTCTGTGCCTGTGGTAAATGCTACTACTGTAAAAAAGGAATTTATGCCCACTGTGAAGATGAAGGTGGCTGGATTTTCGGTCACCTGATTGATGGTATGCAGGCTGAATATCTACGTGTCCCTCATGCAGATAACACTCTTTACCACACTCCAGAAGATTTATCAGATGAAGCTTTGGTTATGCTATCAGACATTCTACCTACTGGATATGAAATTGGTGTCTTAAAAGGGAAAGTAGAACCTGGTTGTAGCGTAGCCATTATTGGTTCAGGACCAGTAGGATTGGCTGCACTTTTGACAGCTCAGTTCTACTCACCAGCCAAATTGATTATGGTGGACTTAGACGATAACCGCTTGGAAACTGCCCTATCATTTGGTGCGACTCACAAGGTTAATTCTTCAGACCCTGAAAAAGCGATTAAAGAAATTTATGATTTGACAGATGGTCGTGGTGTAGATGTTGCGATCGAAGCTGTTGGTATTCCTGCAACATTTGATTTTTGTCAAAAGATTATCGGTGTAGACGGAACAGTTGCCAACTGTGGTGTGCATGGTAAACCAGTTGAATTCGATTTAGACAAACTTTGGATTCGCAACATCAATGTAACAACTGGTTTGGTATCTACAAATACAACTCCACAATTGTTAAAAGCTCTTGAAAGTCATAAGATTGAACCAGAAAAATTGGTAACTCACTATTTCAAACTCAGTGAAATTGAAAAAGCCTATGAAGTCTTCAGTAAGGCAGCAGACCACCATGCAATCAAAGTCATTATTGAAAACGATATCTCAGAAGTCTAG
- the comGA gene encoding competence type IV pilus ATPase ComGA encodes MVQEIAQEIIRSARKKGAQDIYFVPKLDAYELHMRVGDKRCKIGCYDFEKFAAVISHFKFVAGMNVGEKRRSQLGSCDYAYDQKMASLRLSTVGDYRGQESLVIRLLHDEEQDLHFWFQDIEELGKQYRQRGLYLFAGPVGSGKTTLMHELAKSLFKGQQVMSIEDPVEIKQDDMLQLQLNEAIGLTYENLIKLSLRHRPDLLIIGEIRDSETARAVVRASLTGATVFSTIHAKSIRGVYERLLELGVSEEELAVVLQGVCYQRLIGGGGIVDFTNKDYQEHKPTSWNEQIDQLLKDGHITSFQAETEKISYS; translated from the coding sequence ATGGTTCAAGAAATTGCACAAGAAATCATTCGTTCGGCCCGGAAAAAAGGGGCGCAAGACATTTATTTTGTCCCTAAGTTAGACGCCTATGAACTTCATATGAGGGTAGGAGACAAGCGCTGTAAAATCGGTTGTTATGATTTCGAAAAATTTGCGGCCGTCATCAGTCACTTTAAGTTTGTGGCGGGTATGAATGTTGGAGAAAAGCGACGTAGTCAACTTGGTTCCTGTGATTATGCCTATGACCAGAAGATGGCGTCCCTACGTCTATCTACTGTAGGCGATTATCGAGGGCAGGAGAGTTTGGTGATTCGCTTGTTGCATGATGAGGAGCAGGATTTGCATTTTTGGTTTCAGGATATTGAAGAACTTGGCAAGCAGTATAGGCAACGTGGTCTCTATCTCTTTGCTGGTCCAGTCGGAAGTGGCAAGACAACCCTGATGCATGAATTGGCTAAATCTCTCTTTAAAGGACAGCAAGTCATGTCCATCGAAGATCCTGTCGAAATCAAGCAGGATGACATGCTCCAGTTGCAGTTGAATGAGGCAATCGGACTAACCTATGAAAATCTGATTAAGCTTTCCCTACGGCATCGTCCTGATCTCTTGATTATCGGAGAAATTCGGGACAGCGAGACGGCGCGTGCAGTGGTCAGAGCTAGTTTGACAGGTGCGACAGTCTTTTCAACCATTCATGCCAAGAGTATCCGAGGTGTTTATGAGCGCCTGCTGGAGTTGGGTGTGAGTGAGGAGGAATTAGCAGTTGTTCTGCAAGGAGTTTGCTACCAGAGATTAATCGGGGGAGGAGGAATCGTTGACTTTACAAACAAAGACTATCAAGAACACAAGCCAACTAGCTGGAATGAACAGATTGACCAGCTTCTTAAAGATGGACATATCACAAGTTTTCAGGCTGAAACGGAAAAAATTAGCTACAGCTAA
- a CDS encoding acyltransferase family protein — translation MRIKWFSLIRITGLLLVLLYHFFQTIFPGGFFGVDVFFTFSGFLITALLIEEFSKNHEIDLIGFFKRRFYRIVPPVVLMVLVTMPFTFLVRQDYVAGIGGQIAGVLGFMTNFYELLTGGSYESQFIPHLFVHNWSLAVEVHYYILWGLAVWFLSKQAKSNGQLRGMVFLLSAAAFLISFFSMFIGSFLVTSYSSVYFSSLTHVYPFFLGSVLATIVGVRQTTSLVKQLDKIWDLRKTLLIFAGGFAFLLILTFFVKFTYLFAYLIGFLLASLAALAMILAARVLHEKTPNVQEPKMISFLADTSYAVYLFHWPFYIIFSQLTSNLLAVLLTLIFSYGFASLSFYVLEPWIAGKDTPIIQTLRPLPHIHIILAASTGILAFIVFLVTLLAPQVGAFETDLTVNGLKQAATNISQTKVMTERAEADSLGIADGTMLIGDSVALRANTALQTALPGAQINAQVSRTTKTANEIMLNNSQNKFLPKMVVIATGVNNPENYKEDWDSIVKNLPKGHHMVLVTPYEGDKTKETYAIVEKAAAYMRELAEKTPYITVADWNQVAKEHPEIWTGTDQVHFGSDTSKIEAGAKLYADTIVTALQTAQDKPVKSK, via the coding sequence ATGCGCATTAAATGGTTTTCCTTGATTAGGATTACAGGTTTACTACTGGTACTCTTGTATCATTTCTTTCAGACCATCTTTCCTGGAGGATTTTTCGGGGTAGATGTCTTTTTCACATTTTCAGGTTTCCTGATTACGGCTCTACTTATCGAAGAATTTTCTAAAAACCATGAGATTGATTTGATTGGATTTTTTAAGAGACGCTTTTATCGGATTGTGCCACCTGTGGTTTTGATGGTCTTGGTGACCATGCCTTTTACTTTCTTGGTTCGACAAGATTATGTAGCTGGAATTGGGGGTCAGATTGCGGGTGTCTTAGGCTTTATGACCAACTTCTATGAACTTCTAACAGGTGGGAGTTATGAATCTCAGTTCATTCCCCATTTGTTTGTTCATAATTGGAGCTTGGCTGTTGAGGTGCACTACTATATTCTTTGGGGATTGGCAGTTTGGTTCTTATCCAAACAGGCTAAATCAAATGGTCAGTTGAGAGGAATGGTCTTTCTCTTATCTGCTGCTGCCTTCTTGATCAGCTTCTTCTCCATGTTTATTGGTAGTTTTCTAGTAACCTCTTATTCCTCTGTTTACTTCTCCAGTTTAACTCATGTCTATCCATTCTTTTTGGGAAGTGTCCTAGCAACGATTGTAGGTGTTCGTCAGACAACTTCTTTAGTTAAGCAGTTGGATAAAATCTGGGATTTACGAAAGACCCTGTTGATTTTTGCAGGAGGTTTTGCCTTCTTACTCATTTTGACCTTCTTTGTCAAATTTACCTATCTCTTTGCCTATCTTATTGGCTTCTTACTTGCCAGCCTTGCAGCCCTTGCTATGATTCTGGCGGCGCGTGTCTTACATGAAAAGACTCCTAACGTGCAGGAGCCAAAGATGATCAGCTTTTTAGCGGATACTAGCTATGCGGTTTATCTTTTCCATTGGCCTTTCTACATTATTTTCTCACAGTTGACCTCAAATCTTCTTGCTGTGTTACTGACTTTGATTTTTTCTTATGGATTTGCCAGCCTATCATTTTATGTGTTGGAACCTTGGATTGCAGGAAAGGACACACCTATTATACAAACCCTCCGTCCCCTACCTCATATTCATATAATCCTTGCAGCAAGTACTGGAATTTTGGCCTTCATTGTCTTCTTAGTAACTCTGTTGGCACCACAAGTAGGAGCTTTTGAGACAGACTTAACTGTCAATGGCTTGAAGCAAGCTGCAACAAATATTAGCCAGACAAAGGTGATGACAGAACGAGCAGAAGCTGATAGTTTAGGAATTGCTGATGGCACTATGTTAATTGGTGATTCGGTAGCATTAAGAGCTAATACAGCCTTGCAGACAGCCCTTCCAGGGGCACAGATTAATGCACAAGTCAGCAGAACAACCAAGACCGCCAACGAAATCATGCTAAATAATAGCCAGAATAAATTTCTACCAAAGATGGTGGTTATTGCAACTGGGGTAAATAATCCTGAAAATTACAAGGAAGACTGGGATAGTATCGTGAAAAATCTTCCTAAGGGCCACCATATGGTTTTGGTGACTCCTTATGAGGGGGATAAGACAAAAGAGACTTACGCGATCGTTGAGAAGGCTGCTGCCTATATGAGAGAATTGGCAGAGAAGACACCTTATATCACAGTTGCTGATTGGAATCAAGTTGCTAAGGAACACCCAGAGATCTGGACAGGAACAGACCAAGTCCATTTCGGAAGTGACACTAGCAAAATTGAAGCCGGAGCTAAATTGTATGCAGATACCATTGTTACAGCCTTGCAAACAGCTCAAGACAAGCCAGTCAAATCAAAATAA
- a CDS encoding DUF1033 family protein, with protein MYRVIEMYGDFEPWWFLEGWEEDIIASRKFDQYYDALKYYKTCWFRLEQESPLYKSRSDLMTIFWDPEDQRWCDECDEYLQQYHSLALLQDEQVIPDEKLRPGYEKQTGQERHRSCRMKLK; from the coding sequence ATGTATCGTGTTATAGAAATGTATGGAGATTTTGAACCCTGGTGGTTCTTAGAAGGTTGGGAAGAAGATATTATAGCAAGTAGAAAATTTGACCAGTATTATGATGCTCTCAAATACTACAAAACTTGCTGGTTCAGATTGGAACAAGAATCCCCTCTTTATAAAAGTAGAAGTGACTTGATGACCATTTTTTGGGATCCAGAAGACCAACGCTGGTGTGATGAATGTGATGAGTATTTACAACAATACCATTCTTTGGCTCTTTTGCAGGATGAGCAGGTTATTCCAGACGAAAAGCTACGCCCAGGCTATGAAAAACAAACAGGTCAGGAAAGGCACCGTTCTTGTCGTATGAAATTAAAATAG
- a CDS encoding MarR family winged helix-turn-helix transcriptional regulator, whose amino-acid sequence MIEIQDLLYQLRLSEQASTQLFEKRLGISLTRYQILLFLLKHSPCNQIAVQERLKIDQAALTRHFKILEKEGLVDRHRNPKNQREVLVEATKYAKEQLVVNPPLQHIKVEEEMESILKESERTELSRLVNKLVLGIENIEI is encoded by the coding sequence ATGATAGAGATTCAAGATCTGCTCTATCAACTCCGTTTGTCTGAGCAAGCGAGTACGCAATTGTTTGAAAAAAGACTTGGGATTAGTTTGACACGGTATCAGATTTTATTATTTTTGTTGAAGCATTCCCCTTGTAATCAAATAGCAGTTCAGGAGCGTTTGAAGATTGATCAGGCCGCTTTAACCCGACATTTCAAGATTTTAGAAAAGGAAGGTTTGGTGGATCGTCATCGTAATCCTAAAAATCAGCGGGAAGTGTTGGTAGAGGCTACAAAGTATGCCAAGGAGCAGTTAGTGGTGAATCCCCCTCTGCAACATATCAAGGTTGAGGAAGAGATGGAAAGTATCTTAAAAGAGTCTGAAAGAACAGAACTCAGCCGTTTAGTAAACAAATTAGTTTTGGGGATTGAAAATATAGAAATTTAA